A segment of the Calditrichota bacterium genome:
CCTCCGGAAATTCCTGAAGAATTTGATCCTTCCTGGGAATCATTGAATTGGTCAGGATCTCTTTAAACCCCTGCCCCACAAACACATCCCGAACCAAATTAATGAATCTTTCCCGTGTATTAACGGAATCATTCAGGAGGATTTCACTTTTCTTTTGTTCTTCGATTTTATCGTACCCGTAAATACGGGCAATCTCTTCGATCAAATCCACCGGCCGTGTCAAATCGGGTCTGAATGTCGGAACCTCAACTTCAAAAGCGGAGTCATTTTCCGAAACACGCAAACCCAACTGGGTAAGAATTTGCTTCGTGACCGTCGGATCAATCTCGGCACCCAACAAACGTTTTATATGATCCTTTGCCAGGTGAATGTGAACAGGCTCAATCTTTCTGGGATAGACATCAACCACACCCTGAAGCACCGCCCCTCCGGCTGTTTCCTGAATGAGCTGGGCGGTTCGGTTGATTACCGTAAGGGTTGCATTCGGATCGACGCCGCGTTCAAAACGCATGGACGATTCCGTGGCGATTCCTAATTTTTTGGCCCCCCGCCGAATCACAATCGGATTAAAATAGGCACATTCCAGCAAAATATCCTTTGTTGTCTCTTTGACTTCTGAATTCAATCCGCCCATAATTCCGGCCAGAGCCACCGGTCGGACTCCATCACAAATTAAAAGAATTTCCGGGTCCAGGGTATGCCCTTTCCCGTCCAAAGTGGCAAAGCGCTCCCCTTTCTCGGCACGGCGAACCTGAATTTCGTGCCGGATAATCAGGCTGTAATCAAATGCATGTAACGGATGCCCAAATTCCATCAGCACGTAATTCGTCACATCCACCACATTGTTAATGGCGCGGATTCCAACGGAATAGAGCCGGTACTGCATCCAGTAGGGAGACGGGGCAATTTCCACATTTTTCACAACTCGTGCCGAATATCTGGGACACCCCATCGGATCCTGGATGTCAACTGAAACCGCCTTTTCCGCTTTTTCGATTGTTTCCTTCACCACCGGTTTGGGTATCTTCAGGGGATTTCCTGAAAGCGCAGAAATCTCCCGGGCAATTCCCAAAACTCCAAAGCAATCCGGTCGGTTAGGCGTAATAAACAGGTCAAAAACCGTGTCTTTTTCAGGCAAATAATCTGCCACCGATTTTCCCACCTCTGTTCCAGTAAATGGAACGGGACGGGAATCATCGTGATCAAAAAGTTCCTTTGCCGTGGCTATTTTCCCGTGTTCGTCCACAGCAATCAGATCGCCAGCGTTTAAGGTGTTCGCACCGGCCTGAACCGACCCGCGCTTTCGGCCATCTGTGACAACTGCAGAATTTTCATCAACCGATTCCACCTTCACAATGGTGTAGGGTTTGTAATGGTGAACCAATGCATCCACCGATTCCACCTCAAGCCCTGCCATCGTTAATTTATAGGCCAGTTCATCGGGAGAATAATCAAAATCAATGTATTCTTTCAGCCAGTTGTAAGAAACTTTCACGGGTTCGTCCTGTTAAAACTGTTCCAAAAATCGGAGATCATTTTCGTAAAAAAGGCGTATGTCATCAATCTGATATTTTAACATGGCCAACCGTTCCACGCCCATTCCAAAGGCGTACCCGGTAAATTCATCGGGGTCGTAGCCAACGGATTTAAAAACCTCCGGGTCCACCATTCCTGCCCCGGAAATTTCCAGCCAGCCGGTTCCCTTGCAGGTTCGACAACCTTTGCCACCGCAAATCATACAGGTAAAGTCATATTCCGCACTGGGTTCTGTAAAGGGAAAGAAGCTGGGACGAAAACGGATTTTGACATCCCTGCCGAACATTTTTCGGGCAAATGCGGCAATCACGCTTTTCAAATCCGCAAAGGAAATCGCATGATCAACAACAAGACCCTCCACCTGATGAAAAAAGGGTGAATGGCTCGCATCGGGCGTGTCTTTCCGAAAGCAGCGTCCCGGAGCAATCATCCGTATGGGCGGTTTTTGCCGTTCCATGACCCGGATTTGCACGGGGGACGTGTGTGTTCGAAGCAAGAACCCTCCAGGCAGGTAGAAGGTATCATGCATATCTCTGGCCGGGTGATCTTTGGGGATGTTCAACGCCTCAAAGTTGTAATAATCGCTTTCCACTTCGGGGCCTTCTTCAATTGCAAACCCCATCTCGGAAAAGATGCGTTTGATGTCATCCAGCACCTGGAGAAGCGGATGTTTTTTCCCCAAAAAATCCCGGTCGCCCGGCAGGGTAATGTCTATTTTTGAAGCCTGAGCTTTTTGAACTTCAATTTCTTTTGCTTTTTGTTTGAGAGATGTCTGGAAGAAACTTTTTATCTCATTGAGCGCCTGCCCCAGACGCGGTTTTTCTTCCGGAGGAAGTTTCCCCAAAAGTGAGAATTTCTGGGACAAGAGCCCTTTTTTGCTCAGGTATTTAATTCGTACGGCTTCAACACATTTGTCGTCCCGGCAGCTGTTTAGTTCAGATGTAAACTTCTCTCGTAATTCCCGCAATTCCTCAACAGCAGAATTTCCATCAGAAGCCATGTTTTGCTATTCCCTATTGCCTGGCCAGTGTGGCCAATTCTTCGAAGCCTTTCGGGTCGTTTACGGCCATATCTGCCAAAACTTTCCGATCCAGATCGACACCCTGTTCCTTTAACGCATGAATAAACTTCGAATAAGACAATCCGTGCAAACGGGCTGCCGCATTGATTCGTGTAATCCACAAACGCCTGAAATCGCGTTTCCGATTTCGCCTGTCGCGATAGGCATAAAGCATCGATCGATCAACGGCTTCTTTGGCATTTTTCAGGGTTTTGCTTTTTCTTCCAAAGTATCCTTTGGCGGCCTTTAATATTTTTTTCCTTCTTCGCCGGGAAGCAGGATTATTGGTTGCTCTTGGCATCTTTTAACCTCCTACGCCAGTATCATTCGCTTAACTCTTCTTTCATCACCGTCAGAAACGTAATCCTGTTTTCGCAAATTTCGTTTCCGTTTCGCAGACTTCTTCGTTAGAATATGACTGGCATGGGAATGTCCGCGCTTCACTTTTCCCGTTGCCGTCGCTCTAAAACGCTTGACAGCGCCTCGTTGTGACTTCATTTTCGGCATGTTACACCCTCATTTTTTTGACAAAAACAAAACGATATGCCGGCCCTCTTCAACCGGTCCCTTGTCTACTTTTGCAATATCAGAAAGAGTTTCGACCACCCGATCCATCACCTTGTACCCAAACTGCTTGTAAATCATTTCACGCCCACGAAACATCACGGTAACCTTCAGCCGATTTCCGGCCTCTAAAAATTCCCGCGCATGTTTCATCTTGTGTTGAAAATCATGTTCTTCAATCTTGGGCCGCAGTCGAACCTCTTTTACAACAATGACATGCTGTTTTTTCTTCTGATCTTTTTCTCGCTTACTCAGCTCGTAACGGTATTTTCCATAATTTAAGATTTTACAAACCGGTGGCTTTGCATTTGGCGCCACTTCTACCAGGTCGAGACCGCGTTCACTGGCAAGGCTTAATGCCTTTTCAATAGGAAGAATTCCTAATTGCTCGCCATTTTCATCGATTATGCGGACCTGGGGTACCGTAATTTCTTCGTTAATTCGAAGACCTTTTTCTTTAATTAGTTAACCTCCTTAAATTAATTATATTTTTTCAGGCGAATTTCTTCGGTAATTCTTTCAATGAATTCCGATAACTCAACTTGACCCTGATCCCCCATATGTCGTTTTCGAAAAGTAATTTTATTTTCCTGAGCCTCTCTGTCACCCAAAATGATCATGTAGGGTATTTTTTGCATTTCGGCCTCACGAATTTTGTACCCTACCTTTTCATTCCGATCATCCAGAACAGTTCGAATTCCGGCTTTTTTCAACTCGGTCTGAATGCTCAGGGCATAGTCCCGGCTCCGATCGGTAATGGGCATAAGGACCACCTGAACCGGTGCCAGCCACGTGGGAAAATCCCCGCCGTAGTGTTCAATTAAGACGCCGAAAAAGCGCTCCAGCGAGCCCAGAAGTGCCCGGTGAATCATGATAGTCCGGTGCTGCTGTCCATCCTCGCCAATGTAATTCACGTCGAACCGCTCCGGCAGGTTGAAATCGACCTGAACCGTCGTGCACTGCCACTCTCGGTTTAGTACGTCCTTAATTTTGATGTCGATTTTCGGCCCGTAAAACACCCCTTCACCGGGATCAATCTTGTACGCAATCCCCTTTTTCTCCAGTGCGTCCTTTAATGCATCGGTTGAGATGTCCCAATTTTCCTGCGTTCCTACAAATTTTTCCGGCTGCGTGCTCAAGTACACGTTAAAATGTTCAAAACCGAAGGTCCTCAGAAAAAACAGAGTGAAATCCAGTACGTCCATGACTTCACTTTCAATCTGGTCGGGCCGGCAGAAAATGTGGGCATCATCTTGTGTAAAGCCGCGCACACGCATCAGTCCGTGCAGCACGCCCGAGCGCTCGTACCGGTACACGGTTCCCAGTTCCGCCCAGCGAAGGGGCAAATCCCGGTAGCTCCGTAACTGGGATTTGTAGATCTGAATGTGGAACGGGCAATTCATCGGCTT
Coding sequences within it:
- the pheS gene encoding phenylalanine--tRNA ligase subunit alpha encodes the protein MASDGNSAVEELRELREKFTSELNSCRDDKCVEAVRIKYLSKKGLLSQKFSLLGKLPPEEKPRLGQALNEIKSFFQTSLKQKAKEIEVQKAQASKIDITLPGDRDFLGKKHPLLQVLDDIKRIFSEMGFAIEEGPEVESDYYNFEALNIPKDHPARDMHDTFYLPGGFLLRTHTSPVQIRVMERQKPPIRMIAPGRCFRKDTPDASHSPFFHQVEGLVVDHAISFADLKSVIAAFARKMFGRDVKIRFRPSFFPFTEPSAEYDFTCMICGGKGCRTCKGTGWLEISGAGMVDPEVFKSVGYDPDEFTGYAFGMGVERLAMLKYQIDDIRLFYENDLRFLEQF
- the rplT gene encoding 50S ribosomal protein L20, coding for MPRATNNPASRRRRKKILKAAKGYFGRKSKTLKNAKEAVDRSMLYAYRDRRNRKRDFRRLWITRINAAARLHGLSYSKFIHALKEQGVDLDRKVLADMAVNDPKGFEELATLARQ
- a CDS encoding phenylalanine--tRNA ligase subunit beta — protein: MKVSYNWLKEYIDFDYSPDELAYKLTMAGLEVESVDALVHHYKPYTIVKVESVDENSAVVTDGRKRGSVQAGANTLNAGDLIAVDEHGKIATAKELFDHDDSRPVPFTGTEVGKSVADYLPEKDTVFDLFITPNRPDCFGVLGIAREISALSGNPLKIPKPVVKETIEKAEKAVSVDIQDPMGCPRYSARVVKNVEIAPSPYWMQYRLYSVGIRAINNVVDVTNYVLMEFGHPLHAFDYSLIIRHEIQVRRAEKGERFATLDGKGHTLDPEILLICDGVRPVALAGIMGGLNSEVKETTKDILLECAYFNPIVIRRGAKKLGIATESSMRFERGVDPNATLTVINRTAQLIQETAGGAVLQGVVDVYPRKIEPVHIHLAKDHIKRLLGAEIDPTVTKQILTQLGLRVSENDSAFEVEVPTFRPDLTRPVDLIEEIARIYGYDKIEEQKKSEILLNDSVNTRERFINLVRDVFVGQGFKEILTNSMIPRKDQILQEFPEEPVQLANPISEDMAVLRPTLISGLARIAQRNIFRQMPNFRLFEVGRVFHKTPEDGRPEEGVYLGGILSGTRRPEHWKHKPQPVDFFDAKGFVEYFLDQLSLKNVTYVEAAHWAFSNPSVAINYHGKKLGYLGKIKEELKERLDVPIDLFAFELNLDLIESEMVWAKRYVPIPKFPTVRRDLALLVDLTMPVGTLIKNIHKWGGKHLQSVDVFDVYTGKQVPSDKKSVAVRLEYVPEDHTFTEEEINDMQSALLKKLKSELGAELRQS
- the rpmI gene encoding 50S ribosomal protein L35, giving the protein MPKMKSQRGAVKRFRATATGKVKRGHSHASHILTKKSAKRKRNLRKQDYVSDGDERRVKRMILA
- a CDS encoding translation initiation factor IF-3; protein product: MKEKGLRINEEITVPQVRIIDENGEQLGILPIEKALSLASERGLDLVEVAPNAKPPVCKILNYGKYRYELSKREKDQKKKQHVIVVKEVRLRPKIEEHDFQHKMKHAREFLEAGNRLKVTVMFRGREMIYKQFGYKVMDRVVETLSDIAKVDKGPVEEGRHIVLFLSKK